A window of Deltaproteobacteria bacterium contains these coding sequences:
- a CDS encoding DUF2804 domain-containing protein, with product MTPTMLRLSALLIGMVLCSCGRVGGLTPPPGSVPLVLADESPNFGVWTGQIGATDPRDYDQGIFLNAIQGIREKSWQYIGIYTEKTIIGLAIVDVGYIGTMFAYVYDCDTQELWQTEVEPPLAAGIRVDRNVDLGYSTFESGDQQLRIVNDIYAGYRHVYLELEKDGKPFKLSVRIQDDFEEVVPLQVVRPTPSETFSFTHKAAGLPVSGMAQVGDRKFTFNPSTDFAAVDYTFGFPAYHTIWNWASMAGKASDGTMVGLNLVDPIHDNTINENGLWINGELIQLGNARFVFDKNDPMKPWTIKTDKGHVDLVFTPLGKRAKEIDLGLLLSTFQQPFGHFSGTVKDANGKAYTIHKMPGVVEDHEARW from the coding sequence ATGACGCCCACAATGCTTCGGCTTTCCGCCCTTCTTATTGGTATGGTCCTTTGTTCGTGTGGGCGTGTTGGTGGACTAACCCCTCCTCCCGGCTCTGTGCCGCTTGTGCTTGCCGATGAATCTCCGAACTTTGGTGTTTGGACGGGTCAAATAGGTGCAACCGACCCACGCGATTATGACCAAGGTATATTTCTCAACGCGATTCAGGGCATTCGTGAGAAGAGCTGGCAATACATTGGTATCTATACCGAGAAAACTATTATCGGTCTCGCGATTGTTGATGTTGGATATATAGGAACGATGTTCGCATACGTATACGACTGTGACACGCAGGAACTTTGGCAAACAGAAGTAGAACCGCCACTGGCGGCCGGGATTCGCGTAGACCGGAACGTCGACCTTGGCTACTCCACGTTTGAGAGCGGCGACCAGCAATTAAGAATCGTAAATGACATCTACGCGGGGTATCGTCATGTCTATCTCGAGCTTGAGAAAGACGGAAAACCCTTTAAGTTGTCGGTGCGTATTCAAGACGACTTTGAAGAGGTCGTACCACTCCAGGTTGTACGACCCACTCCCTCCGAAACCTTCAGTTTCACCCATAAAGCGGCCGGCCTCCCTGTGTCGGGCATGGCTCAGGTGGGCGACCGAAAGTTTACCTTCAATCCATCAACTGACTTTGCGGCAGTCGACTATACGTTTGGATTCCCCGCGTACCACACGATTTGGAACTGGGCCTCTATGGCTGGCAAAGCCTCCGACGGTACAATGGTAGGTCTCAACCTCGTAGATCCCATCCATGACAATACCATCAACGAGAACGGTTTATGGATTAACGGAGAACTTATTCAGCTTGGCAATGCCCGTTTCGTATTCGACAAAAACGACCCGATGAAACCATGGACGATAAAAACCGATAAGGGTCACGTTGATCTTGTTTTCACTCCACTCGGCAAACGAGCGAAGGAAATAGACCTGGGCCTTTTATTATCCACCTTCCAGCAACCATTTGGACACTTCTCCGGCACAGTTAAAGACGCAAACGGTAAAGCCTACACGATTCACAAGATGCCCGGAGTTGTTGAGGACCACGAAGCCCGGTGGTAG